In a genomic window of Bubalus bubalis isolate 160015118507 breed Murrah chromosome 17, NDDB_SH_1, whole genome shotgun sequence:
- the LOC123465056 gene encoding uncharacterized protein LOC123465056: MATLPPQAVGGIKEPRGAVSAERLEGGTQRVPPPWPGPLSSSASSPTAQVTGFSGFGDMAPVGPRALFFTPGAQTVLRDPAPPSPCLSFLSAGSWAQSGLTQEASVSRSLGQSVTLTCTGSSNNVGFYGAGWFQHHPGAVPRTVMRGSSRSSGLRARLSGSRSGSTTLLSISGLQAEDEADYYCSSWAHSLSAPAVPRAVGKSDKNLPLADGSLWLTGVQQQWEDWVLCYFFLPTLEGLELGSQHIPFWDLSEGRFHAGLTSTLCQLHGSPENHEVRDCSPGSHPLHLGIIGIHLTTV, encoded by the coding sequence ATGGCGACCTTGCCTCCCCAGGCTGTGGGAGGGATAAAGGAGCCCAGAGGGGCTGTGTCTGCTGAGAGACTGGAAGGAGGGACTCAGCGAGTACCCCCACCATGGCCTGGACCCCTGTCGTCCTCAGCCTCCTCGCCCACTGCACAGGTCACTGGATTCTCGGGGTTTGGGGACATGGCCCCAGTGGGACCCAGGGCTCTGTTCTTTACCCCTGGAGCCCAGACGGTGCTGCGGGACCCAGCCCCACcatccccgtgtctttctttcctttctgcagggTCCTGGGCACAATCCGGGCTGACCCAGGAGGCCTCCGTGTCACGGTCACTGGGTCAGTCGGTCACCCTCACCTGCACTGGGAGCAGCAACAACGTTGGATTCTATGGTGCGGGCTGGTTTCAACACCACCCAGGTGCTGTCCCCAGAACCGTGATGCGGGGAAGTTCTCGGTCCTCAGGCCTCCGGGCCCGGCTCTCGGGCTCCCGTTCTGGCTCCACCACCTTGCTGAGCATCTCTGGGCTGCAGGCTGAGGACGAGGCTGACTATTACTGTTCCTCGTGGGCCCACAGCCTCAGTGCTCCCGCAGTGCCCAGGGCTGTGGGGAAGAGCGACAAAAACCTCCCGCTGGCTGATGGCTCTTTGTGGTTGACGGGTGTCCAACAGCAGTGGGAGGACTGGGTTCTCTGTTATTTCTTCCTCCCCACACTGGAGGGTCTGGAGCTGGGGTCTCAGCACATCCCGTTCTGGGATCTGTCTGAGGGCCGCTTCCATGCTGGTCTCACGTCCACTCTGTGTCAGCTCCATGGATCCCCTGAGAATCATGAGGTGAGAGACTGCTCCCCAGGCTCACACCCTCTGCACCTGGGAATCATTGGCATACACTTAACCACAGTGTGA